One genomic region from Branchiostoma lanceolatum isolate klBraLanc5 chromosome 7, klBraLanc5.hap2, whole genome shotgun sequence encodes:
- the LOC136438308 gene encoding sarcoplasmic reticulum histidine-rich calcium-binding protein-like, with amino-acid sequence MFSRHMSEICKPRRSKRRLSHLPKKGEGWVERNVIKTTMGYKLAMFLGLSALLMVDQADSLRQKRMVPQEARALLDLLSILADDTATGESAKFPRQGGESEEHHEGDGHDHKFLRGEESEEHHEGDGHDHKFLRQEGVSEEHYEGDGHDHKFLRGEESEKHHEGDGHDHKFLRQEGEEEEHHEGDGHGHKFLRGEEESEEHHEGDGHDHKFLRGEEESEEHHEGDGHDHKFLRGEESEEHHEGDGHDHKFLRGEESEESEEHYEGDGHDHKFLRGEESEEHHEGDGHDHKFLRGEESEESEEHYEGDGHDHKFLRGEESEEHHEGDGHDHKFMRGEESEEHHEGDGHDHKFLRGEESEEHHEGDGHDHKFLRQEGEEEEHHEGDGHDHKFLRGEESEESKEHYEGDGHDHKFLRGEESEKHHEGDGHDHKFLRQEGEEEEHHEGDGHDHKFLRGEESEEHHEGDGHDHKFLRGEESDEHHEGDGHDHKFLRGEESDEHHEGDGHDHKFLRGEESDEHHEGDGHDHKFLRGEESDEHHEGDGHDHKFLRGEESEEHHEGDGHDHKFLRGEESEEHHEGDGHDHKFLRSEESEEHHEGDGHDHKFLRGEESEEHHEGDGHDHKFLRSEESEEHHEGDGHDHKFLRSEESEEHHEGDGHDHKFLRGEESEEHHEGDGHDHKFLRSEESEEHHEGDGHDHKFLRGEESEEHHEGDGHDHKFLRGDEESEEHHEGDGHDHKFLRGDEESEEHHEGDGHDHKFLRGEEESDEHHEGDGHDHKFMRGEESDEHHEGDGHDHKFLRGEESEEHHEDDGHDHKFLRGDEESEEHHEGDGHDHKFLRGEEESEEHHEGDGHDHKFLRGEEESEEHHEGDGHDHKFLRGEESDEHHEGDGHDHKFLRGEESEEHHEGDGHDHIDLERIIEEARGFLELLRREPAQGEAGRY; translated from the exons ATGTTTTCTCGCCATATGTCCGAGATTTGTAAACCGCGTCGGTCAAAACGTCGATTAAGTCACCTGCCGAAGAAAGGTGAAGGTTGGGTCGAGAGGAATGTAATCAAG ACAACCATGGGCTACAAGCTGGCGATGTTCCTGGGTCTGTCCGCCCTCCTGATGGTGGACCAGGCAGACTCGCTCAGGCAGAAGAG GATGGTGCCCCAGGAAGCACGCGCTCTTCTGGATTTGCTGAGCATCCTGGCGGATGATACCGCTACGGGGGAGAGCGCCAAGTTCCCGAGGCAAGGCGGAGAGTCAGAGGAGCATCATGAGGGGGATGGTCACGACCATAAGTTCCTGAGGGGCGAGGAGTCAGAGGAGCATCATGAGGGGGATGGTCATGACCATAAGTTCCTGAGGCAGGAGGGGGTTTCAGAGGAGCATTATGAGGGGGATGGTCACGACCATAAGTTCCTGAGGGGCGAAGAGTCAGAGAAGCATCATGAGGGGGATGGTCACGACCACAAGTTCCTGAGGCAAGAAGGGGAGGAAGAGGAGCATCATGAGGGGGATGGTCACGGCCATAAGTTCCTGAGGGGCGAGGAGGAGTCAGAGGAGCATCATGAGGGGGACGGTCATGACCATAAGTTCCTGAGGGGCGAGGAGGAGTCAGAGGAGCATCATGAGGGGGATGGTCACGACCATAAGTTCCTGAGGGGCGAAGAGTCAGAGGAGCATCATGAGGGGGATGGTCATGACCATAAGTTCCTGAGGGGCGAGGAGTCAGAGGAGTCAGAGGAGCATTATGAGGGGGATGGTCACGACCATAAGTTCCTGAGGGGCGAAGAGTCAGAGGAGCATCATGAGGGGGATGGTCACGACCATAAGTTCCTGAGGGGCGAGGAGTCAGAGGAGTCAGAGGAGCATTATGAGGGGGATGGTCACGACCATAAGTTCCTGAGGGGCGAAGAGTCAGAGGAGCATCATGAGGGGGATGGTCACGACCATAAGTTCATGAGGGGCGAAGAGTCAGAGGAGCATCATGAGGGGGATGGTCATGACCATAAGTTCCTGAGGGGCGAGGAGTCAGAGGAGCATCATGAGGGGGATGGTCACGACCATAAGTTCCTGAGGCAAGAAGGGGAGGAAGAGGAGCATCATGAGGGGGATGGTCATGACCATAAGTTCCTGAGGGGCGAGGAGTCAGAGGAGTCAAAGGAGCATTATGAGGGGGATGGTCACGACCATAAGTTCCTGAGGGGCGAAGAGTCAGAGAAGCATCATGAGGGGGATGGTCACGACCATAAGTTCCTGAGGCAAGAAGGGGAGGAAGAGGAGCATCATGAGGGGGATGGTCACGACCATAAGTTCCTGAGGGGCGAGGAGTCAGAGGAGCATCATGAGGGGGATGGTCACGACCATAAGTTCCTGAGGGGCGAGGAGTCAGACGAGCATCATGAGGGGGATGGTCACGACCATAAGTTCCTGAGGGGCGAGGAGTCAGACGAGCATCATGAGGGGGATGGTCACGACCATAAGTTCCTGAGGGGCGAGGAGTCAGACGAGCATCATGAGGGGGATGGTCACGACCATAAGTTCCTGAGGGGCGAGGAGTCAGACGAGCATCATGAGGGGGATGGTCACGACCATAAGTTCCTGAGGGGCGAGGAGTCAGAGGAGCATCATGAGGGGGATGGTCACGACCATAAGTTCCTGAGGGGCGAGGAGTCAGAGGAGCATCATGAGGGAGATGGTCACGACCATAAGTTCCTGAGGAGCGAAGAGTCAGAGGAGCATCATGAGGGGGATGGTCACGACCATAAGTTCCTGAGGGGCGAGGAGTCAGAGGAGCATCATGAGGGGGATGGTCACGACCATAAGTTCCTGAGGAGCGAAGAGTCAGAGGAGCATCATGAGGGAGATGGTCACGACCATAAGTTCCTGAGGAGCGAAGAGTCAGAGGAGCATCATGAGGGGGATGGTCACGACCATAAGTTCCTGAGGGGCGAGGAGTCAGAGGAGCATCATGAGGGGGATGGTCACGACCATAAGTTCCTGAGGAGCGAAGAGTCAGAGGAGCATCATGAGGGGGATGGTCACGACCATAAGTTCCTGAGGGGCGAGGAGTCAGAGGAGCATCATGAGGGGGATGGTCACGACCATAAGTTCCTGAGGGGCGACGAGGAGTCAGAGGAGCATCATGAGGGGGATGGTCACGACCATAAGTTCCTGAGGGGCGACGAGGAGTCAGAGGAGCATCATGAGGGGGATGGTCACGACCATAAGTTCCTGAGGGGCGAGGAGGAGTCAGACGAGCATCATGAGGGGGATGGTCACGACCATAAGTTCATGAGGGGCGAGGAGTCAGACGAGCATCATGAGGGGGATGGTCACGACCATAAGTTCCTGAGGGGCGAAGAGTCAGAGGAGCACCATGAGGATGATGGTCACGACCATAAGTTCCTGAGGGGCGACGAGGAGTCAGAGGAGCATCATGAGGGGGATGGTCACGACCATAAGTTCCTGAGGGGCGAGGAGGAGTCAGAGGAGCATCATGAGGGGGATGGTCACGACCATAAGTTCCTGAGGGGCGAGGAGGAGTCAGAGGAGCATCATGAGGGGGATGGTCACGACCATAAGTTCCTGAGGGGCGAGGAGTCAGACGAGCATCATGAGGGGGATGGTCACGACCATAAGTTCCTGAGGGGCGAAGAGTCAGAGGAGCATCATGAGGGGGATGGTCACGACCACATCGACCTTGAGCG GATTATCGAGGAAGCACGCGGCTTTCTCGAGCTGCTGCGCAGGGAACCGGCTCAGGGAGAGGCAGGCCGATACTGA